One window of Methanogenium organophilum genomic DNA carries:
- a CDS encoding nucleotidyltransferase family protein translates to MTSSAQDEMRTLVREKVTNRKSRKRILSEMNIVTISMFENPDGRPLTGPVHGIPFAALCKKYHVRRMVIFGSAVRSDFDVRTSDIDIQVSFEQMSPALHADAYFDLLEELETIFGRSVDLLEEQAIDNPYLKKTIETTGVLVYASA, encoded by the coding sequence ATGACATCATCCGCACAGGATGAGATGCGGACCCTGGTGCGGGAGAAGGTGACGAATCGTAAATCCCGGAAAAGAATACTATCAGAGATGAATATAGTAACCATATCAATGTTCGAAAACCCTGATGGCCGCCCCCTCACCGGGCCCGTGCACGGAATACCGTTTGCAGCCCTCTGCAAAAAATATCATGTCCGCCGTATGGTGATCTTTGGATCTGCTGTCCGGTCTGACTTTGATGTTCGCACAAGCGACATCGACATTCAGGTTTCGTTCGAACAAATGAGTCCTGCTCTACATGCAGACGCCTATTTCGATCTCCTGGAAGAACTTGAAACGATATTCGGCCGGAGTGTGGACCTGTTGGAAGAACAGGCCATAGACAATCCATACCTGAAGAAGACCATTGAAACAACCGGAGTTCTGGTATATGCCTCAGCATGA